Proteins encoded together in one Acidobacteriota bacterium window:
- a CDS encoding methyltransferase domain-containing protein, with the protein MFVPAVRVRTPELMDQPGLDRREHDSALTALGRANIASRTMSVAWPAIQRVARTVSGRPLRVLDIACGGGHVAVNLARRFARAGIAADVLGCDVSPVALEYARTLAARACVQQVRFDQLDAIRDAWPTGFDVVHCSLFLHHLADEEAVETLRRMKDAARHLVVVSDLRRTDLGYLFAWIGCRLLSRSRVFHVDGPLSVAAAFSTAEARALTSQAGLDGAELRECWPQRFLLTWRQTSDGVASFKDLASGS; encoded by the coding sequence ATGTTCGTTCCCGCCGTACGCGTCCGCACGCCCGAGTTGATGGATCAACCTGGACTCGACAGGCGCGAGCACGACTCCGCGCTCACCGCGCTCGGCCGCGCCAATATCGCCAGCCGCACCATGTCGGTTGCCTGGCCGGCGATTCAGCGCGTGGCCCGAACGGTGAGCGGCCGTCCGCTCCGCGTCCTCGACATTGCCTGCGGTGGCGGACACGTCGCCGTCAATCTGGCGCGGCGGTTCGCCCGCGCCGGAATCGCCGCCGATGTGCTTGGCTGCGACGTGAGTCCGGTCGCGCTCGAGTACGCGAGAACCCTCGCGGCCCGCGCCTGCGTCCAACAAGTGCGATTCGATCAACTGGATGCCATCCGGGATGCGTGGCCGACCGGCTTCGACGTCGTGCACTGTTCGCTGTTCCTCCACCATCTGGCAGACGAAGAGGCCGTCGAGACGCTGCGGAGGATGAAGGATGCGGCTCGCCACCTCGTGGTGGTGTCCGATTTGCGGAGAACGGATCTCGGCTACCTCTTCGCATGGATTGGATGCCGGCTGCTGTCGCGCTCACGCGTGTTTCATGTGGACGGTCCGCTGTCGGTCGCGGCCGCGTTCTCCACAGCCGAGGCGCGCGCGTTGACGAGCCAGGCAGGACTTGACGGGGCCGAACTTCGCGAATGCTGGCCCCAGCGATTTCTCCTCACCTGGCGCCAGACGTCCGATGGGGTCGCCTCTTTCAAGGATCTTGCTTCTGGTTCCTGA